The following proteins are co-located in the Neodiprion virginianus isolate iyNeoVirg1 chromosome 6, iyNeoVirg1.1, whole genome shotgun sequence genome:
- the LOC124306720 gene encoding uncharacterized protein LOC124306720, whose translation MVSKRVKYALAHLSRRQHMAMLARPAWRRLNKTDIHYIADPYSVHRSALKCHPSKRLRIMSQPRVVNKKFDPTKLGSSYPKIHPKTLNAKPSKRIVEMSLPKKRMLLITRKQFFENKTVVRNIDSILKAITKTRYFKYRILCIAAEQRMMAKAAKLRKRLHKALSKPEDWAKHKQTLERIAVPKVVPEPWTPDRGEKKSIEEMKDRLDILAQPVVKDSGAKLNPFSVKPGALKYQASERIKEIAVRKITKDAYPPKDPTAVSPAAIRAVPTPRILILAKPAARPPGRETDLKEDAFSVVPRALKAKCTARTKILAKPKSYGNST comes from the exons ATGGTATCAAAAAGGGTGAAATACGCTCTGGCCCATCTCTCACGGAGGCAGCACATGGCCATGCTTGCTAGACCGGCGTGGAGACGTCTGAATAAAACTGACATTCATTATATT GCAGACCCGTATTCCGTGCATCGTTCAGCCCTGAAATGTCACCCCTCAAAGAGACTCAGAATCATGTCGCAGCCAAGAGTAGTCAACAAAAAATTCGACCCCAC GAAGCTCGGGTCCAGCTATCCGAAAATCCATCCGAAAACTTTGAATGCAAAGCCCAGTAAGCGAATTGTCGAGATGTCACTGCCTAAGAAAAG AATGCTCCTGATAACGAGGAAACAGTTCTTTGAAAACAAAACAGTGGTACGGAATATCGACTCGATCCTCAAGGCGATCACCAAGACGCGTTACTTCAAGTATAGAATCCTCTGTATTGCGGCGGAGCAGCGAATGATGGCAAAAGC GGCGAAGCTCCGTAAGCGGCTTCACAAGGCTCTTTCGAAGCCCGAGGATTGGGCAAAGCACAAGCAAACATTAGAGCGGATTGCAGTGCCAAAAGTTGTTCCTGAACCCTGGACACCC GATCGCGGTGAGAAAAAGAGCATCGAAGAAATGAAGGATAGGCTGGATATCCTGGCCCAGCCGGTGGTCAAGGATTCAGGGGCGAAGCTGAATCCCTTCTCGGTCAAACCTGGCGCGTTGAAATACCAGGCAAGCGAACGCATCAAGGAAATAGCGGTTCGCAAGATAACCAAAGACGCGTATCCCCCGAAAGATCCAACCGCCGTTTCTCCGGCCGCCATTAGGGCAGTTC CCACCCCGAGGATCCTGATTCTCGCAAAACCAGCCGCCAGGCCTCCGGGACGCGAGACGGATTTGAAGGAAGACGCTTTCAGCGTCGTGCCAAGGGCGCTCAAGGCCAAGTGTACGGCACGAACGAAAATACTTGCCAAGCCCAAGTCGTACGGCAATTCCACATAA